One part of the Arabidopsis thaliana chromosome 1 sequence genome encodes these proteins:
- a CDS encoding Defensin-like (DEFL) family protein (Defensin-like (DEFL) family protein; LOCATED IN: endomembrane system; BEST Arabidopsis thaliana protein match is: Defensin-like (DEFL) family protein (TAIR:AT1G13607.1); Has 35333 Blast hits to 34131 proteins in 2444 species: Archae - 798; Bacteria - 22429; Metazoa - 974; Fungi - 991; Plants - 531; Viruses - 0; Other Eukaryotes - 9610 (source: NCBI BLink).) — MNNLRVIMSVLLAVLVFTATVSESAEEMGKGEVTISLRCKTKTECLKNIACEACVDCRCDKGICKCHGFTAETNNPTV; from the exons atgaacaACCTTCGCGTAATTATGTCAGTGTTATTGGCCGTTCTTGTCTTCACAGCGACTG TTTCAGAGTCTGCAGAGGAAATGGGGAAGGGTGAGGTCACAATCTCACTTAGATGCAAAACGAAAACAGAATGCTTAAAGAACATTGCCTGTGAAGCTTGTGTCGATTGTCGATGCGATAAAGGAATTTGTAAATGCCATGGTTTCACAGCAGAAACCAACAATCCAACCGTTTAA
- a CDS encoding Defensin-like (DEFL) family protein (Defensin-like (DEFL) family protein; BEST Arabidopsis thaliana protein match is: Defensin-like (DEFL) family protein (TAIR:AT1G13609.1); Has 35333 Blast hits to 34131 proteins in 2444 species: Archae - 798; Bacteria - 22429; Metazoa - 974; Fungi - 991; Plants - 531; Viruses - 0; Other Eukaryotes - 9610 (source: NCBI BLink).) has protein sequence MSNLRLTIAVFLAALFQTLWWKPRGKRPQSNFHAKRIRTVLQTLLVMLCTDYRCDKGLCKCHGFGGEKENPTAAPLTA, from the exons ATGAGCAATCTTCGCCTAACCATTGCAGTGTTTTTGGCCGCTCTT TTTCAAACTCTGTGGTGGAAGCCAAGGGGAAAGAGGCCACAATCAAATTTTCATGCAAAAAGAATTCGGACTGTTTTACAAACATTGCTTGTTATGCTTTGTACTGATTACCGATGTGATAAAGGATTATGTAAATGCCATGGTTTTGGTGGAGAAAAGGAAAATCCCACAGCTGCGCCATTAACTGCTTaa
- a CDS encoding Defensin-like (DEFL) family protein (Defensin-like (DEFL) family protein; LOCATED IN: endomembrane system; BEST Arabidopsis thaliana protein match is: Defensin-like (DEFL) family protein (TAIR:AT1G13609.1); Has 35333 Blast hits to 34131 proteins in 2444 species: Archae - 798; Bacteria - 22429; Metazoa - 974; Fungi - 991; Plants - 531; Viruses - 0; Other Eukaryotes - 9610 (source: NCBI BLink).), translated as MNNFRITIVAFLAVLVFTTTVTNSLDEPNMDTISKSREYKCKIDLDCSNHIACRHCSYRNCKCDHGTCKCMP; from the exons ATGAACAATTTTCGAATAACCATTGTTGCGTTCTTAGCCGTTCTTGTCTTCACCACAACTG TTACGAATTCTTTGGATGAACCTAATATGGACACTATATCCAAATCCAGAGAATACAAATGTAAAATTGACCTGGATTGTTCAAACCACATTGCATGTAGGCATTGTTCTTATCGCAATTGCAAATGCGATCATGGAACCTGTAAATGCATGCCATGA
- a CDS encoding Defensin-like (DEFL) family protein (Defensin-like (DEFL) family protein; LOCATED IN: endomembrane system.): protein MNNLRVIIVLIELFSFFFSQFQSLQRKWGRVRSQSHLDAKRKQNA, encoded by the exons atgaacaACCTTCGCGTAATTAT tgttttaattgaattgttctctttcttcttctcgcaGTTTCAGAGTCTGCAGAGGAAATGGGGAAGGGTGAGGTCACAATCTCACTTAGATGCAAAACGAAAACAGAATGCTTAA